The segment GGATATCGGCATCAGCCATGCGCTGGAGGGCCGTCGCGGCGCCGACGCCGACGGTGACGCCGTCGTAGAACTCCGCTTCGTCGTAATCCATCAGTTCGATAGTCATCTGACAGGCCTGCAAGTCGACTCCCTGGTCGAGCGAGACGTCGATGAGCTCCTCGATGGTCGCGGTCCCGTTGTCGGCAATCTTCTTGTTCATCATCTTCGTCGCCATCGAATCCATCCCCGGCAGCGACGCGATGGCGTTCGGCATCGGCATGCTCGGGTTGCCGACCGCCGAGAGCTTGAGGTTCTTCGATTTCTCCTCGTGGAGGATGTCCAACCCCCAGAACGTGTGGAACACCGTCACGTCCCAGCCGAACGCCGCCGCAGTCGAGGCGAGGATGAGCGGCGGGTAGGCCATATCGAGCGTCCCCTTCGTCGCGATGATGACCATCGACCGCTGGTCGTCATCGACCGCCGCTCTGAGGTCGGCGAGGTCCTCGCGTAGCTCCTCGACTTCCGCGGCTAGCTCCGCCGTGGACCGGTCCTCAGGGGCGTTGGTCGGGTCAACAGCGTCCTGTGTGTCCGAGTTGTCGGGCGTGTCTGTACTCATAGTTACTCCGTTTTGCGCACGTAGTGTTTGAACACGTCCCCGTCCTCTTCCTGGTCGAGGAGTTCGACGCCCGGGGTCGTCTCCGCCCACCCCTTCAGGTCGCTCATGCTGCCGGAGTCGGTGGCGAGTACCTCCAGTACGTCTTCCTCGCTCAGGTCGTCGATGGCTCCTTTCGTCTTCACGACCGGCATCGGGCACGATTCGCCTTTCACGTCGAGCGTCTCGGTGACAGTGTATTCCGTACTCATTGTTGATTTGCCCACTCTGTATTGGGCGTACACTACAATATCGACGGGACAGTAAAAAGAGTGTCGATTATTGGGGCTCACATACACTAATGAATCCGCCAGAACTCAACTGAGGGCGCTTAGAATGCTCAAAACGGCAATCTACTCCAGAACTGGCTCAGCAGTATTGTGAATATAGGGAAATACCATAGAAACGCTTTTGTGAGGTGACCCGGTAGTGAGAGGTACAGATGAACGCTTCCGAACCGGACGCGGATGTGGAATCGGTCGCACCCGAAGCGCTCAAGCAGCGCATCGATGCGGGTGAACCCGTTTCGATCCTCGACGTGCGAGCCGAAGACGAGTTCGAAGAGTGGGGTATCGACGGCGACAGTGTCGAGGTCGTCAACCTCCCCTACTTCGAGCTACTCGACGGTGTGAGCGAGGAGCAACTGGAGCGAATCCCCTCCGGCGACCCTATCGTGGTCGTCTGTGCGAAGGGTGGCTCGAGCGAACTCGTCGCCGACCACCTCCTTGACGCCGGGCGTGAGGCGGTCAACCTCGAAGGCGGCATGAAGGGCTGGGCGCGCGTCTACGAGTACCGCGAACTCGACGCCGATACCGACGCGACGGTGGCGCAGTACCAGCGACCCTCCAGCGGCTGTATGGCCTACATGGTCGTCAGTGACGGTGAGGCCGCCGTCATCGACCCGCTTCGGGCGTTCGTCAACGATTACGTGCAGGACGCGCGGGTGATGGGAGCGGAGATCAAATACGCGGTCGACACGCACGTTCACGCCGACCACGTCAGCGGCGTCCGCGAACTCGCGGCCGAGACGGGTGCACGGGTCGTCCTGCCTGAAGCGGCGGTCGAGCGCGGCGTCGAGTACGACACCGACTACGAGACGGTCGCCGATGGTGACACGCTCTCGGTCGGCGCCGTCGATATCGACGTGTTCCACACGCCCGGTCACACCTCGGGCATGACCTCCTACCTCGTCGACGACGCGGTGCTCCTGACCGGTGACGGACTGTTCACCGAGAGCGTCGCCCGGCCGGACCTCGAAGGTGCGGACGACGAGGAGGCCCGCGCGGCCGCGGGGGAACTGTACGACACCCTCCAGTCGAAGATTCTTCCGCTCGGCGACAACGTGCTGGTCGCGCCGGCGCACTTCAGTGATGCCGCGGCACCCCGCGAGGACGGAACCTACGCCGCACGTCTGGGAGACCTCGAAGCGAGAATGGATGCGCTGTCGATGGAGCGCGACGAGTTCATCGAGTTCATCCTCTCGGATATGCCGCCGCGCCCCTCGAACTACGAGGAGATCATCGCGACGAACCTCGGTCGGCAGGACACCGACGACGAGGAGGCCTTCGAGATGGAACTGGGACCGAACAACTGCGCCGCCAGCAGCGACGCAATGACGAGTGACTGAGAACGGAACTATCGAACTAAACTAATGGACATAACTACACTCCCGCTGGTCGCACTCGCCGATCTGTTCCCGCGAGGCGTCGCTCAGTACGCTGCCGGTGGACTGCTCATCGGCCTCGGCGTCGCCGTAATCTACCTCGGAACGGGCATCATCGCGGGCGCGAGCACGTTCCTCGAATCGACGCTGTCGTACGTCTCGGATGTGCCCCGGTTCAACCGGGCGAAGTACCTCGCCTCGCGCGACTGGCGCGTCGTGTTCACGCTGGGCATCGTGGGCGGAGCCGCCGTCTACGCGCTCGCGTTCGGCGAGTTCGGCTGGACGACCGACGTGCAGTGGTGGCGACTACTCGGCGGCGGCTTCCTCGTCGGCGTCGGGACGCGCGTCGGGAAAGGCTGTACCTCCGGGCACGGAGTCTGCGGGGTCGGCTCGCTCTCGGAGACGTCGCTGGTGAACGTCGCGACGTTCATGGCGTTCGCCATCGGCACGGCGCAGATCGTCGCCGCGCTGGGGGTATCCCCATGAGCGCCGACACCGACGGGCGCGGACTCGCGTTCACCCTCGTGATCCTGCTCGGAGGGCTGGTGTTCGGATTCGGTCTCGGACTCAGCGGGATGGCGAAACCCGAAATCGTCCTCGACTTCCTACAGTTCGAGGACTTCGGCCTGCTGTTCGTGATGGGCGGGGCCGCCGTCGTCTCCGGGGTCACCATCTTCGGTGCGACGAATTTCCTCGACCGGGCGCCGCTGACCGGTCGTGGGTACACTCGCCGGCTGAAGACGTTCGATAAGAACGTTCCGATCGGTGGAGCGATCTTCGGCGTCGGGTGGGGGCTCTCCGGCATCTGTCCCGGGGCCGCCTACGCGAGCGTCGGCCTCGGCAACGTCACCATCCTGTGGGCCATCCTCGGGATGTTCCTCGGGGCGTACGCGCAGGGGTTCGTCCGCTCCTCGCGCGCCGAAGAGACCGACGCTGCGGCCGCACCGTCCACCGACTGAGTCCATGTTTCAAAACAGTCACTCGGTTGGTAGGCGCGACCAGTATTGCACGGAAAACGAAACAGCGTACACGAAGACAGGAGAAACGTGAAATGTTGGGATTGGAAACCGCGAGCGGTTCGGTGGAAGCGATAACGACGATAGGGCTCGTCCTCGTGGAGGCAGTCGTCCTGTACGTGGGATACGGCGCTCTCAGCAGCCTCGTCGGACAGACGGTCCTCGACGCAGTCGGGGGTGAGTGAGGATGGATATCCTCGGACTGACCCCGATGATGGTGGGGATATTCGTCGGATTCGGGCTGCTCATCGGAATCCTGTTCGGGTTCTTCGGCATGGGCGGGTCGTTCCTCGTGACGCCGGCGCTGCTGGTGATGGGCTACCCCTCGACGGTTGCAGTCGGCAGCGGCTTGGCGTTCGTCTTCGGGACGAGCGTCATCGGCGCACTCCGCCACCGTGACCACGGACAGGTCGACTACAAACTCGCGCTCATCATGACCGTCGCCATGACGGTCGGTATTGAGGGCGGGAAGAGCGTCGTGTTCTTCCTGGATTCGACCGGGATGGCGGACCTCATCATCAGCATCTCGTACGTGGGACTACTCGCGGTCGTCGGCCTGTTTACGCTGCGCGACGCGTGGGGCTCGAAGGGTACCGATTCGACGGGACACAATCTCGCCGACCGCGTGCAGTCGCTCCACATCCCGCCGATGGTGACGCTACGCGGTGACGTCCGTGTGTCCGGGACCATCATCTTCGCGGTCGGTCTCGTCATCGGCGTCCTGTCCGGATTCCTCGGCGTCGGCGGTGGGTTCTTGCTGATGCCCGCGATGATGTACGGCCTCGGCGTGCCCGCCGCCGTCGCCGTGGGGACGGACATCCTCCAGATCACCATCTCGGGGGCGTTCGGCGCGTTCCGCTACGCGCAGTCCGGATCGGTCGCGTTACCCGTCGTCGGCGCACTGCTCGCCGGAAGTGCACTCGGCGCGCGTATCGGTGCGGGGGCAACACAACTCGTCGAAGAGGATGCGATTAAAGGCTACTTCGCGGCGATGCTGCTCGCCGGGAGCGTCGCCGTCGCGGCGAAGGAACTCGGTGCCGCGTACGGGATCGAAGTCCTGAACACAGTGAGCATCGCGCTCATCTTCGGTGCGGCGGTCCTCGTCAGCGGGGCGGTCGTCCTCGCCGCAGTCTGCCGCCTTCGGAACGATAGCATGGGGACGTGGTGTCGGCTCACCACCTCCTGAGCGCTCGTCGCCTCGCCGACAGACGACGAACCTGACCGAGGTGACCAGACGGAGCTCATTCTTCCTACTTTGAGGTCGTTTCGAGTGGTATCAGTATCGTAACATTTGTCCATTAGAATTGTACTGTATTCGCAACCAAGAGACGGATCAAAATCGCCGCCTCCCCCATTAGTTGTTCGTCGAGTCGAAGGTCACCCGATACAAAGCCTCTCTACTCGTCTAATCGGGTCTCTTCGCGCCGGCCACCGGAGGCGGGATATCGAGCCAACGGATTTAAGAGTATGACGTGTGTAGTTGTGGGTGTAATGAGCAATACTGGATACGGCGCGGCGGAGGTCGCACGGCGAATCGAAGACGAGGAGACAGATCCGTTCGTGCTCGATGTCCGGCGCGAGGAAGACTTCGAGGAGTGGCAGATTCCCGGGAGCACGAACCTCCCTATCTACGACGAACTCCTCGAGTACGACTACTCCACGCTGGAGGAACATCTCGACGACCTTCCGAACGACGAGGAGATAATCGTCGTCTGTATCGCCGGTATCACATCCGGGCGCGCCGCGGAGTTCCTCCGCGAAAACGGGTACGACGCCGAATCCATCGACGACGGGATGAACGGCTGGGGTCGCGTCCACCGCCAGTACGAAATCGAAGGCGCCGACGGCGTCGTGCAGGTCGTCCGCCCCGGGACGGGATGCGTCTCCTATCTCGTCCACGACGGCGGCGAAGCCGTCGTCGTCGACCCGACGCAGTACGTCGACGAGTACCTGAACGTCGCCGACGAGCAGGAGGTCGAAATCGTCGGTGTCGCCGACACACACGCCCATGCGGACCACGTCTCCGGGGCGCGACGGCTCGCAGGCGAACTCGACGTCCCCTACTACCTCCACGATGAGGACACCGGCGACCTCGACCGCATGAAGGAGATGACCGACGGCGACTCCATCGACGTCGGTGACCGCGAACTCGGCGTGCGTCACACGCCCGGTCACACGCCGGGGAGCGTCTCCTTCGAGTACGGCGACGCGCTCCTCTCGGGTGACACGCTGTTCCTCCGAAGCGTCGGTCGTCCCGACCTCGAGGACGGCTCCGAGGACGCCGTCCGCGAGGCCGCGAGCCGGCTGTTCGACAGCCTCGACGGTCTGCTCGACCTCGACGAGGGGACGGTCGTGCTTCCCGGCCACTTCAGCGACGAATCGGTCCGCCCGCTCGCGACGGAACTCGGCGAACTCCGCGAGGAGACGACCAACGAGCTCCTGAGCTACGTCGAGGACGGCGACGAGGAGTCGTTCGTCGAGACCATCGTCGAGAGCCTCGCGGACGAGCCGGCGAACTACAACGAGATCAAGCAGATCAACTGGGGCAAGGAGCAACCGGGAGACGACGTCGAGGAACTCGAACTCGGTCCCAACAACTGCGCGGCCAACTGAGACCGAGTCGATTTTTAACCGATGTCGTACACGCAGGGCATTCGGCAAAACCGGTCGCAGTTCGCGTTACAGCTGCTGACCGTCTTCGCGGTCGGACTAACCATCGGGGCCGAGCGGAACGTCGTCCCAGTGCTCGGACGCGACGTGCTGGGCGTCGAGTCGATGCTGGTCATCGGCTCGTTCGTGGTGAGCTTCGGCTTCGTCAAGGCGCTGCTCAACCTCTACGGCGGGAAGTGGTCCGAGACCTACGGCCGGAAGCCCATCCTCGTCGCCGGCTGGCTCGTCGCGCTGCCGATTCCCGTGGTCCTCGTCTACGCGCCGAACTGGTGGTGGATTACGCTCGGGAACGTCCTCCTCGGCATCAACCAGGGACTGGCGTGGAGCATGAGCGTCAACGCGAAGATAGACCTCGCCGGAAACGACGCGCGCGGGTTCGCCGTCGGCCTCGACGAGGCGTTCGGCTATGGCGGCGTCGCCGTCGGCACGTGGGTGACGGGCGTACTCGCCGCGCGGTACGGACTCCGGCCCGAACCGTTCTACTTCCTCGCTGGTGTCGTCGTGTTCGCCCTCGTCGTCTCGGTCCTGTTCGTCGAGGAGACGCTTCCGTACGCCCGGGCAGAGGCCGGAGCCGAGGACGACGGCGAGACGGACGCCGACCTCCCGTTCCGGTCGATACTGAAACGGGCGACGTGGGGCGACCGGACGCTGTTCGCGGCGGCGCAGGCCGGGAGCGTCGAGAAGTTCGTCGACGCGCTCGTCTGGATAGCCTACCCGCTGTACCTGACGAACGCCGGACTGTCCGTCGCACAGGTCGGCGTCGTCGTAGGCGTGTACGGCGGCGTCTGGGGAGTGCTACAGCTCTACACTGGGAAACTCGCGGACGATATCGGTCGACGGCCTCCGGTTGTCGCGGGGATGTTCGTCGCCGGCACGGGAGTGCTCGCGACCGTGCTGGTCGACGGCTACTGGCCGTGGATGCTGACCGCCGGCGTCACGGGCGTCGGGATGGCGCTTCTCTACCCGAACCTGATCACGGTCGTCGGCGATGCCGCGCACCCGTCGTGGCGAGCGACCGGACTCGGCGTCTACCGCATGTGGCGCGACGCCGGCTACGGCTTCGGCGCGATTCTCATCGGCGTGACGGCTGACCTGGTCTCCACAGAAGCAGCGTTCTACGCCGTCGCCGCCGCGATGTTCGTCTCTGGAACCGTTACGCTCATCTGGATGCGAGAGACCCACCCTGAACGCGGCGCGGAGGGGAGCGGCCGACCGCCGAATCTCGAATCTCATCAATAACGGCCGAGGCCAGATCACCGTATTCTGGCGAGCACCGCGTCCTTCCGCCAGTAGACGAGAGCTGACGCGAACGCCATGAGACCGAGAACGACGGTGGTCCCGAGGTAGTTCGCGGTCGCAAACTGCGACCCTGCATAGCACACTAACAGGTACCCGGGAATACGCCCGACCGCCGAGATTACGACGAGTTTCCAGAGCGGAAGGCGCGTGATACCGGCCATGAAGCAGATCGCATCGTCCGGCAGCCCCGGAACGAGAAATACGAAGAAGAGCGCGAACTGGCCCTCCCGGGCGACGATTCGGTCGAACGCGGAGAGGGTGTCGGTGGCGATCCCCCGTTCGACGTAGGGCCGTCCGTACCGACGGGCGACGAGGAACGCGACCGTGCTTCCGAGCGCGGCGCCGATGAGGCTGTATGTCGTCCCGTGGAGGACGCCGAGAGGAACCCGCCCACGAACGCGACCAGTTGTCCGGGGACGGGAGCCAAGACGATCTGTGTCGCCTGGAGAAGGATGAAGACGAGGGGTGCGAGCCGTCCGTACTCTCCGATCCTCGACCGGAGCCACATCGGATCAGTGAAGCCCGGGAACATCCGCTGAAAGAGGACCGAGACGACCGCGACGGCCGCGACGAGAGCCGCGACCCCGACGAGCGTCTGCGTTCGTGTCCGCGTCGACGTGAACACCGGCCGTAGTCGAAGTTGTGGCGGCATTGGAGACGGTAACGGTGGACTACCTTCGATTCCGCACGAACGCGCCGACACCTGCGAGAAGGCCGACGACGGTCGCGACCACGATCGAAATCGTGGCGCTCAACTGGAGCACCAGCGCGAGGGCGAACGCGACCAAGAGGACGACGCCGAATGCGCCGAGTGCGCGAGCGAGACCGCGCCGCGTGGAACTGGCTTTCTGACCGGTCTGAGTGAGAACGAAGGCGGCCGCGAAGGCACCCGTCACGAGGCCCGCGGGTATGCCGACGAGAACCGAGAACTCGACGTACGGAAGGAGAACCTCAGACACCGCGACGAACACGACGAGGAACGTCGCGATGCCGGCCCCCACGGCGTATCCGAGTGTTCGAGCGCGCATAGCGACGCATCGCCCGACGAATTAAAAGAACTACCGTCCGCTTTTCGTCGGACCGCCATCAAGACCGCTCCCGAGTTCACTGCACCCGTCGACCCGTGTACCGGAGTCGCCGTCTGAGATACCAGCCGCCGATTCCGAGAGTCACGAACGCGGCAGTCGCGACTGCGAACCCGAACGGACTCGTCCGCGTCGCGTCCACGAGTAATCGCCAAGCGGGTCGAGCGATACCGAGAGCCTTCGCCAGAGTGACCGTGATGAGGAGGGCTGGAGTCACGTACCGAACGAGCGGATACAGCCGTCCCAGTTCGGCGCGAACGCCGTCGATCTCGGTCGTCCAGACGAAGACGAACGTGATGAGGACCGCCGAAATCGGAAGCGCGTACGTTCCGACGGACTCGTCGATGAGATCCAAAACCGGCCTACCGGCGACCGCGAACCGAACCGGACTGTAGCTCAGTGCGGACAGAAGCCCGAGTGCGAAGACGCCCGCAGTGAGGTACCAAGTCGCCCGTGAGCGGGAGAACCGCGTCGTGTTCGTGACGGCCGCGACGCCGACTTCGAGCAGCGAGACCGCCGACGAGAGCGCGGCGAAGAACAGCAGTCCGAAGAACGCGACGGCGACGACTCGGCCGAACGGCATCGCGGCGAACGCCGTCGGAAGCGTCGTGAACGCGAGTTCGGTGCCGAGCGTCGGTTGGAGGCCGAAGCTGAACACGATGGGGAAGATCACGAGGCCGGCGAGCAACGCCGCGAAGATATCCGCGACCGTGATCAGCAACGACGACCGGAGCAGGTCGGTCTCCTCGTCGACGTAACTCCCGTACGTGAGCATGATTCCCTGTCCGACCGAGAGCGAGAAGAACACCTGTCCGAACGCTGCGCTCCACAGACCGGGATCGCCTAAGACCGAGAAGTTCGGTGTGAAAAGGAACGCGATGGCTCGGGTCCATTCGGCGAGAGTCGCCGCGTAGAGCGCGAGGGCGACGAGTATCGCGAAGACGGTGGGCATCACGACCCGCGCCATCCGTTCGATGCCGTCACGGACGCCCAGCGACGTGATACCACCGGTCAGGACGGTCACGACGACGAAGTACCCGACCGGGTGCCAACTACCGGTGAACGCCGAGAACGTGGTTTGAGCTCCTCCTAGCCACGAGACGAGAAATCCGAGCACCCAGCCCGTAAGCACGAGATAGTAACTCAGGATGAGGAGTACGCTCCCCGTGACGAGCCAACCCAACGCCGCGTACTCGGGTCTGACCGAACTGAACGCGGACACGACGTCCGTCCGAAGAGAGCGACCGACGGCGAGTTCTAAAATGAGCAATGGAACGGCACAGAGACACGCGGCGAGGAGGTACGGAACGAGATACGCGCCGCCGCCGTTCGCACCGACGACGGCCGAGAACCGCCAGATGTTCCCGAGTCCGACTGCAGCCCCGGTCGTCGCGAGCAGAAAGCCGAGACGGGACGACCAACGGTCCGAAGACATGCCTACGTCTGCGCTTTCACGGTGCATAAATCCCGATTGGGAACAGTAGACAAACGACGTGGCAGAGCGGTTCCCGCCCGCCATCGCGTTCGGGACCGGAGACATCGATCGGGAACATCTGCTTCGAGCGGGCGTCAGGCTCGATCTGCTGTTGATCGTGATATCGACCGTCGTGATGCCGAGAGCGTTCCTACTCGTCTGGCCGTTCGTGTTCTGACGCCCTCAGTCAGTGCGCCGTCCTCTCGCCACCGACGGGAATGTTCGAACCTGTCACGTAGGACGCCTCGTCCGAGGCGAAGAATACCGCAGGGTAGAAACGCACAGAATTGCAAGAACCCTACACAAGCCTTTTAGCGAGACGACGACTACTTACTGTTGATACCAATGCCGGATTCTATGGCCGAACAACTCCAGCAGGACATGGAGTGTGAGGGGCTCCTCGAGTGTTTCCACGGCCTCAAGCAACTCGACAAGGAGTGTTTCCGAGCCGTCGTTGACGCGTCGGAACCGCTCACAGTGGACGAAATCGCAGACACAGTCGATCGAGAGCGTTCGACTGCCTACCGTGCCGTCCAGCGTCTGCTTCAAGTGGGCTTCATTCAGAAGGAACAGATCAACTACGAACAGGGCGGTTACTATCACGTCTACTCTCCGACCGACCCCTCGAAGATTGCAGACAATATGCAGCGGATGCTCAACGACTGGTACGCCAAGATGGGCCAACTCATCCAAGAGTTCGAGGATAAATACGATCAGACGCAGGCTACGTCCCCTGCCGAGGGGTGAGTGGCGCATCCCGACGCCGGATTGACTGGGCTTAGAGGAGGGGAGATGTGGTGACCATTTCGTGTCGTCTCGCAAATGCCTTACTCTATCTGAATAGATGTACACGACGTGAGTAAAACAGATCGCAGCGGACTCCCGACTCGATTCAGATATTCGGACTCGTCGATAGCGGGGTTCAGCATGGTTCTTTCCGGATTCATCGCCTTCATGGGAATCATCACGGCAGAAGTGCTCTACCCGGGTTATTCGACCAGACAGGATATCAGCGATCTCGGATCGACGCAGCCACCGAATCCAGTTATCCACGAACCCTCCGCGGCGATATTCAACAGTACGATGCTGGTAACGGGGGCGCTCGTACTGGTTGCAGCCTACTTCCTCTACCGTGCCATGAGTCGCCGACGCTTCCCGCTTGTACTCGCTATCTTCGGATTCGCCGCGTTCGGCGTCGGCGTGTTCCCGGGAAACGTGACTCCTTGGCACGGACTGTTCGCACTTCTCACGTTCTTCAGTGGCGGTCTTACAGCGCTCCTCTCCTCAAGAATCGTTTCCGGGCCGTTCTCCGTTCTGTGTGGTCTCTTCGGTGGCATCTCACTACTCATCCTCGTGAGCGTCTTCTTCTATGGACTCGTTGTCGGTGGCCCGCATCCGCTAGCGTTCCTCGGAAGCG is part of the Halogeometricum sp. S1BR25-6 genome and harbors:
- a CDS encoding DsrE/DsrF/DrsH-like family protein, which translates into the protein MSTDTPDNSDTQDAVDPTNAPEDRSTAELAAEVEELREDLADLRAAVDDDQRSMVIIATKGTLDMAYPPLILASTAAAFGWDVTVFHTFWGLDILHEEKSKNLKLSAVGNPSMPMPNAIASLPGMDSMATKMMNKKIADNGTATIEELIDVSLDQGVDLQACQMTIELMDYDEAEFYDGVTVGVGAATALQRMADADIQLLV
- a CDS encoding sulfurtransferase TusA family protein, whose protein sequence is MSTEYTVTETLDVKGESCPMPVVKTKGAIDDLSEEDVLEVLATDSGSMSDLKGWAETTPGVELLDQEEDGDVFKHYVRKTE
- a CDS encoding MBL fold metallo-hydrolase, translated to MNASEPDADVESVAPEALKQRIDAGEPVSILDVRAEDEFEEWGIDGDSVEVVNLPYFELLDGVSEEQLERIPSGDPIVVVCAKGGSSELVADHLLDAGREAVNLEGGMKGWARVYEYRELDADTDATVAQYQRPSSGCMAYMVVSDGEAAVIDPLRAFVNDYVQDARVMGAEIKYAVDTHVHADHVSGVRELAAETGARVVLPEAAVERGVEYDTDYETVADGDTLSVGAVDIDVFHTPGHTSGMTSYLVDDAVLLTGDGLFTESVARPDLEGADDEEARAAAGELYDTLQSKILPLGDNVLVAPAHFSDAAAPREDGTYAARLGDLEARMDALSMERDEFIEFILSDMPPRPSNYEEIIATNLGRQDTDDEEAFEMELGPNNCAASSDAMTSD
- a CDS encoding YeeE/YedE family protein, whose protein sequence is MDITTLPLVALADLFPRGVAQYAAGGLLIGLGVAVIYLGTGIIAGASTFLESTLSYVSDVPRFNRAKYLASRDWRVVFTLGIVGGAAVYALAFGEFGWTTDVQWWRLLGGGFLVGVGTRVGKGCTSGHGVCGVGSLSETSLVNVATFMAFAIGTAQIVAALGVSP
- a CDS encoding YeeE/YedE family protein, with product MSADTDGRGLAFTLVILLGGLVFGFGLGLSGMAKPEIVLDFLQFEDFGLLFVMGGAAVVSGVTIFGATNFLDRAPLTGRGYTRRLKTFDKNVPIGGAIFGVGWGLSGICPGAAYASVGLGNVTILWAILGMFLGAYAQGFVRSSRAEETDAAAAPSTD
- a CDS encoding DUF7512 family protein, with protein sequence MLGLETASGSVEAITTIGLVLVEAVVLYVGYGALSSLVGQTVLDAVGGE
- a CDS encoding sulfite exporter TauE/SafE family protein, which gives rise to MDILGLTPMMVGIFVGFGLLIGILFGFFGMGGSFLVTPALLVMGYPSTVAVGSGLAFVFGTSVIGALRHRDHGQVDYKLALIMTVAMTVGIEGGKSVVFFLDSTGMADLIISISYVGLLAVVGLFTLRDAWGSKGTDSTGHNLADRVQSLHIPPMVTLRGDVRVSGTIIFAVGLVIGVLSGFLGVGGGFLLMPAMMYGLGVPAAVAVGTDILQITISGAFGAFRYAQSGSVALPVVGALLAGSALGARIGAGATQLVEEDAIKGYFAAMLLAGSVAVAAKELGAAYGIEVLNTVSIALIFGAAVLVSGAVVLAAVCRLRNDSMGTWCRLTTS
- a CDS encoding MBL fold metallo-hydrolase, yielding MSNTGYGAAEVARRIEDEETDPFVLDVRREEDFEEWQIPGSTNLPIYDELLEYDYSTLEEHLDDLPNDEEIIVVCIAGITSGRAAEFLRENGYDAESIDDGMNGWGRVHRQYEIEGADGVVQVVRPGTGCVSYLVHDGGEAVVVDPTQYVDEYLNVADEQEVEIVGVADTHAHADHVSGARRLAGELDVPYYLHDEDTGDLDRMKEMTDGDSIDVGDRELGVRHTPGHTPGSVSFEYGDALLSGDTLFLRSVGRPDLEDGSEDAVREAASRLFDSLDGLLDLDEGTVVLPGHFSDESVRPLATELGELREETTNELLSYVEDGDEESFVETIVESLADEPANYNEIKQINWGKEQPGDDVEELELGPNNCAAN
- a CDS encoding MFS transporter, with the protein product MSYTQGIRQNRSQFALQLLTVFAVGLTIGAERNVVPVLGRDVLGVESMLVIGSFVVSFGFVKALLNLYGGKWSETYGRKPILVAGWLVALPIPVVLVYAPNWWWITLGNVLLGINQGLAWSMSVNAKIDLAGNDARGFAVGLDEAFGYGGVAVGTWVTGVLAARYGLRPEPFYFLAGVVVFALVVSVLFVEETLPYARAEAGAEDDGETDADLPFRSILKRATWGDRTLFAAAQAGSVEKFVDALVWIAYPLYLTNAGLSVAQVGVVVGVYGGVWGVLQLYTGKLADDIGRRPPVVAGMFVAGTGVLATVLVDGYWPWMLTAGVTGVGMALLYPNLITVVGDAAHPSWRATGLGVYRMWRDAGYGFGAILIGVTADLVSTEAAFYAVAAAMFVSGTVTLIWMRETHPERGAEGSGRPPNLESHQ
- a CDS encoding TVP38/TMEM64 family protein — its product is MAPVEDRRVRTARTPRLHPSPGDTDRLGSRPRTTGRVRGRVPLGVLHGTTYSLIGAALGSTVAFLVARRYGRPYVERGIATDTLSAFDRIVAREGQFALFFVFLVPGLPDDAICFMAGITRLPLWKLVVISAVGRIPGYLLVCYAGSQFATANYLGTTVVLGLMAFASALVYWRKDAVLARIR
- a CDS encoding sodium-dependent transporter, encoding MSSDRWSSRLGFLLATTGAAVGLGNIWRFSAVVGANGGGAYLVPYLLAACLCAVPLLILELAVGRSLRTDVVSAFSSVRPEYAALGWLVTGSVLLILSYYLVLTGWVLGFLVSWLGGAQTTFSAFTGSWHPVGYFVVVTVLTGGITSLGVRDGIERMARVVMPTVFAILVALALYAATLAEWTRAIAFLFTPNFSVLGDPGLWSAAFGQVFFSLSVGQGIMLTYGSYVDEETDLLRSSLLITVADIFAALLAGLVIFPIVFSFGLQPTLGTELAFTTLPTAFAAMPFGRVVAVAFFGLLFFAALSSAVSLLEVGVAAVTNTTRFSRSRATWYLTAGVFALGLLSALSYSPVRFAVAGRPVLDLIDESVGTYALPISAVLITFVFVWTTEIDGVRAELGRLYPLVRYVTPALLITVTLAKALGIARPAWRLLVDATRTSPFGFAVATAAFVTLGIGGWYLRRRLRYTGRRVQ
- a CDS encoding helix-turn-helix domain-containing protein, with the translated sequence MPDSMAEQLQQDMECEGLLECFHGLKQLDKECFRAVVDASEPLTVDEIADTVDRERSTAYRAVQRLLQVGFIQKEQINYEQGGYYHVYSPTDPSKIADNMQRMLNDWYAKMGQLIQEFEDKYDQTQATSPAEG
- a CDS encoding DUF998 domain-containing protein, yielding MVLSGFIAFMGIITAEVLYPGYSTRQDISDLGSTQPPNPVIHEPSAAIFNSTMLVTGALVLVAAYFLYRAMSRRRFPLVLAIFGFAAFGVGVFPGNVTPWHGLFALLTFFSGGLTALLSSRIVSGPFSVLCGLFGGISLLILVSVFFYGLVVGGPHPLAFLGSGGIERWVIYPLVVWILAFGGYLLGTPHNNSNRSG